CTGACAAGGCAAACTTCAAAATTTTGGTTTAACTTCTGAATATTGTGGTAATGTCTATTCGGTAGGAGCAATTTGAAATTCATGGCCCGAATATTTCTCATTCAAAAAAGGGAGGGGAGGAAAAATCGGACAGGTCAACTTACGTAGTGGATTTCTCTCAACTAACGAGCTAGCATTTTGGTTGGACTTTCCACTCGTACTGAAGCGCAAACAGAATTTTTGAAACTTTTCTAATTTGACTTGTCACCAAATAAAAAGGCAATCAATTTTGTCAAAATAAAGTTGTTATGAGACAGACAAAAATGGATGGCTTTTACCTTTCATCAATATCTTCAACTTCGGAATGTGCCCTTCTACTGATGTCTGGTCAAATATACGAGCATTAAGTTTTTGTATCAAGTACATTTAACACTTTCTATTATCGTTCAACAAAACTTTCCAGTTCATCTGCGCTATGTAAAACCAAGACTAGCATTAGTCCAATTAGCAAAAGTGTGCTAgattcaaaaatacaaaatattatagaatCTTTGAAAAACTAGACCTTAAGCCACTGAAGTACATTATCTAGACTAGTGGAACGTTGTGTGTCTGTATGGTACTTTGAGAATACTCGTCCAATAAATCAACAGATTCTCCTCCTAACAGCTTTGTCCCCAACTCTTTTCTTGGCTTAGGAGAAAGTCCTTTCGCTAACATCTCCTCATCGTACTTCCTAGCCATATCTATCAACCCCTTGTCTACAAGAGAATCTATCAAGGCATTGTAAGCTGCTGCATCAGGACTACACCCGAGTTGCTCCATTCTATTCCATATCATAAAAACCGGGCGAAGAAACCCCCACCTACCAAACTTGTTCAGGAGCATGACATAGGTGTCCATGCTGGGCCTAACCCCACTCTCTATCATGTCATCAAACATAGCAAGTATCTGTTTAGGCTTCTCCATAGAGGCAAAAAAACAATGGTAAGAAATGGCAGTGGGGTGGCAACCATCTCGAGCCATGGTTCGAAGCAAGGTAAGTGCCTCCTCGTGCCTGTAGCAATCACACAAAAGCCTAATCAAAGTGTTGTAAGTGACAATAGTGGGGTTAATACCCAACTCCTTCATTTCACGGAAAACGCTAATTGAGAAATCAACCCCTTGGGAAAGACCAATGGCTCGAATGAGAATGTTATAAACCACAACATCTAATTGGAAACCCTTCCTCTTAACCTCTTTGAACAATTTGACAGCCTTCCAAGGTTTTCCCGCTTTGCACAGAATATCCATGTAAATTGAATATGAGTGCAAGTCCTTTTGAACCCCTTTTCTATCCATCTCCTCCCAGAACTCGTTGCATTTGCTCCACCAACCCAATTTGAACCACCCACGAAGAACCATGTTGTGGATCTTCGTGTTTCCAATTGCGTCGATGGGCGTGTCTTTGGAGAAGACAAGGTCTTGTGCCTCAAGGACGTGCTTGTACTCGCAGAGGGCGTCTATGAGGTGGGAGAAAGAGGTGTGATCCTTGAGGTTGAACTCTTGGAGGCGGTGGAAGGTGTCGATGGCATCTTGGACAAGATGGGCAGAAACATAGCGCTTAAAGATGACACGGAATGTGGTGTGGTTTGGGGGAGAAGAGGGGCGGGAGTGCATGCGGCGAATGAGGTGCCAACAGAGGTCGAACTCGAAGAACTTGGCCAGGATGTCGAGCATGAGGTTGAAAGTGTCAGTGGAGTGGCGAAAGTTGCAGTGGGAGTGAGATTCCTCAACCCAATCGAAGAACTCCAAGGCTTGCTTCCAATCATTGTTGAAGGAGAGCAGCGTTTGGCGAACGGTGGCCTCATCGGGAGGTGGAGGGGTAGGAAAAGGCCTCTCTGTGACAGTGGTTGTGGATAAGGTTTGACATTGAAAAGGTGGAAGTAGATTTGAACGTGATGAAACCAAAATCAAACGACGCATTTTTCTCACTGCACTTCcctctcaataaaaaaaacctCTTATTTGGACTACAACTGTGTTATACTCTATCAGAATGGAACAGCAAGACCGTTGCTTTTGAAACCTCCTCTTTTGCTAAGTTTTCGAACTCTTCCAAAGTGTTCACACTTAAAAATCTCTAGCCTTTTGCACTTGGAACTGTCAAAACGCTAACATTGCAGCCTTCACCAGTTTCACACAACCAGGTTGGTCACAATCTTCTGCTAGAACGCAGAGCTGTGTAGCATGCTTCTCAATGATGTTGGCACTTTCTTGAAGACCTCTTGCAAGACAATTGTAAGCCAGAGATTTTCTCAGCACAAGTCATGATGTCTGTGGGCTCACCAGGAATGGAAGCAGGTGCCTGGCTGCAACAGCTACCTCTTCACTACATAGTAAAAGTATTCTAAACAATCAGTAGAAACCATACAAGAATCTTAAACTCACCGAGGAAAAGCTACCAGAAAAAAGAAGCAGAGCAATACACATAATATTAGAATCATGCGAACAAGTTTTACCAACAGCATCTACAAGAATTATTTTCAtactaatatataatatattatacatttaGTTTTCCTCACATCCTTAATTTCTAATCAAGACTAAGGGGGCGGCGCTCTCATTCAATTCTCCGCAAATCAAGTTAAATTGATTAGCAGTGCTACACAAGCAGTCCTTTCACGTTCCTCTAAcccattttaatttttcaaaaataacttCCAATGATAAATGCCGCAACAAAACGCCAAAACTGCCCGGAACTATAGTAGACCATTGTAGATATttcacttcattcatttttaACACAAACATGTTAGGAATGCATCCAGTGGAAATTGGAACAAATACTCCATCCAGCTTCAACATCAAAACCCAACtccaattaattaatttaaacagcATGAACTATTTCAGTTTTAACCATCAATGCGTTAAAATCGAAAATCGAAACTACCAAATTGAACCTCAAGGCAAGACACAACTAAGACAGACATTGTAATTAGTATGTATATCCTCACTACCAAACTTACCATTCGGAAAAAACCATTCTCAGACAACAATAACATGATAGGTATTTctattaaatattgaaaaaaaaaatctcaaggGGCAGAGAGTAGCATCCATAAACCAACTAAGAAGATCGCTAAGGAAAAATTGAACATACCCGACATCTTTCCTTGTTGAACATACCATTTCAGTTTCTAACCCTGTCAAAGTTTCTTTAAAGTTTTCACCCAAAAGTGTATCAACAGACTTATTTCATTCAAGTTAATTAACCCGTAATTTTCTCCAAAATAACTTCTGTCCAACTAATTTCCTCTTCACAAAATCGCCAGTTTAAAGCGTGTACAATTAACCCCcaatttaatcaaagtatttAACTGAACCAACCAATAgatattttctatattaaacacttcaaaaaaaaacttcattcaCTGGAACTAATCAAAAACCCTCTGTCCAAATTAAAACTTACCCCttaattcattcaaaacaagaTTCTGGAAAATTACCAGActtctcaaaattttaacaGTTAAGTTCTATTAAAAACATCATTTAcattattaacatattaataGTGTCAAAACAGACATTGTAGACGTGCAAAACTATGACCAATCAATATTAACAGGAACCAAGGAAAAACAAATATTCCAATCCAGAATCAAAAACCAGAGTTTACAGACAAACTGGTCAACCATACTAGGAAAAGTCCTAGTGCAAAGAAAGCATATtgaattttttcataataaaggAATGGTATCTAATCTTGGCTGTTTTCCCCCTTACACTCACGGTTCCAGACAAAACCAACATTATAAATTCCTAATTCATATAATCCCCACATTCCAGGCTCTTTTATCATCAGAACAACAaccacattaaaaaaatatcatatttttaactAGTTCACGTCAGTCATGTGAAAATGAATGAACAGCACCTGTATTTTCAATCTACCGATTTCAGAATCATATTCTCCATACAATTTCCACCCGATCACAGTATCCAATGTAACACAAAACAGTACACAGAATCATATTCAGAATGTTCACACAAACCAATAATCCACAAAGAGAAAACTCAATCATTAACAGATAGCATCTATcaaacacacacaaaattaGATCCCCATACCTGAAAgcgtccctttttctttttcttttttcctagCTTCTCGTTCTATCGGCGACCCACTCGTTCTATCGGCAACTGCTCTTTGTTTCTTGTTCCTCTGGAAACTTTGTTCTTCCAAAAGGAATTCCACCAAGTCCGTAGACTCTCGCGTCCTCTCGTCTCCAACCTTTCTCTTTCgctcttaaaaagaaaattctttagttttatcTTCGTCGAAAAATGAGAGAGAACAGTGTTGTTGAGGAGTTAGCCGCGCACCCTAGCTCTGTGCTTCTGAtatgaaaataacaaaagaatttgaaatttatatgtGAAACCATTTTTAGTTCGAATTGTcccttttgttttaatttttctaatgaaTAAAAACTTCATACTTTACTTGTCTTGTGAATTTCAATTTCCTATAATAATTGGAAATGGTTCTTTTTGGATAAAAcaagattttaatgtttatgaatatatagttaaattaaattttaatttttagaataattttattgagATAATGAAATCTCGTgaataaattactttaaattaattataaatctatatttatataaagaagatatttttttgtctatataatttttgttttcattttattctttataatataattattaatttatttttaagaaagtaTGTAacttccaaaaatacagtataaaactatataatagaataatcacatgttaataatattacatatcagtcttacaaaagataggACGTACGTTTATGGCCGAATGACCTTACAGAATAACGAGAAAgttaaaactgtacaaataagcaatctagaccgaacggtttacaaaagacctataccgaacggtcatacaaaagaaaaaggtaaaagatgATCGAACGGTCATCGTACAATTAAACTgactactgaccgaacggttctactgttcggtcttaacttctacctcgaccaaactttcttcttctagcgcttcttccagcaactcttctccttctgctcacatccacacacaTGATCATTGCGACAGGACAataaccgaacgtacaaaacgaacaagacaggaaaatagggtaagcttatgtaatttaattcatgtatcagcatatatttcacacaatcaattAAACCAGATAAAATCATTAACTCTTTcgtgcaaagcctaatactagactctgactgttcggactgtatgaattctgtgtagctacgacgttcgtgcaccgggtgatgtagtaactgggataccctcaacagctgccacccgaggttagtcctatctgtccaaattaatcataaggactaggacctcttgtcattcccacacatgacttacccttttctacgtgagaacgagtaatcacggaatatcaggatgaaccgtcAGCTTAGCTttatccacattcatacttggagtgagaccgagatgtCTCCAACTCAAAACTAATCAAATCGAGAGAGTTACTCACTTGTAGGGAAAGGGACCGAATATAATAATACTTCTCAGAGATCAATAGAATCGAACTTTATTtccaagtgagccaatttaatgaactgactcttgagatttcaaaccgaacaccgtaaagcctaggccgagtactaagactctaggccgaaaccaattaAGACAGATATTGTAGGACATCAAATAATAGCACTTGACGaaatcatatgaagaaaccgaacgctaataaatacttagcttcttaatgagttaaacatcaaggAAACCGAATGTCAGTCGAAGACCGGGCACTGTAGAAAGTGAACgctattgagtttggacgaacgctcttattataaagatagattaCGGAAATGAGAACTagcgcctggtgtaagaccgagcacttacttagtacgagcgttgggtgtaagaccgagcactacttagtacgagcgcttggtgtaagactgagcactacttagtacgagcgctttgTGTAAGACCGGACACTacttaatttatagaataaaggcttgataaatataagatatcatttaactaatgttcaagaacgaacaaaatatacaaatacatatagatatactgaaGTTTATAATCAAATACCAAGGAATGAATATCCTTAGGTGAACGCTTAagtacaaatattacaaaacgaaACAAATACGCTAGTCTTCAACTGGAACTCTCTCTAAATaaaagaatccagttccaaccgagtccacaagaaaaccgaaca
This Vigna angularis cultivar LongXiaoDou No.4 chromosome 4, ASM1680809v1, whole genome shotgun sequence DNA region includes the following protein-coding sequences:
- the LOC108332190 gene encoding pentatricopeptide repeat-containing protein At1g80550, mitochondrial encodes the protein MRRLILVSSRSNLLPPFQCQTLSTTTVTERPFPTPPPPDEATVRQTLLSFNNDWKQALEFFDWVEESHSHCNFRHSTDTFNLMLDILAKFFEFDLCWHLIRRMHSRPSSPPNHTTFRVIFKRYVSAHLVQDAIDTFHRLQEFNLKDHTSFSHLIDALCEYKHVLEAQDLVFSKDTPIDAIGNTKIHNMVLRGWFKLGWWSKCNEFWEEMDRKGVQKDLHSYSIYMDILCKAGKPWKAVKLFKEVKRKGFQLDVVVYNILIRAIGLSQGVDFSISVFREMKELGINPTIVTYNTLIRLLCDCYRHEEALTLLRTMARDGCHPTAISYHCFFASMEKPKQILAMFDDMIESGVRPSMDTYVMLLNKFGRWGFLRPVFMIWNRMEQLGCSPDAAAYNALIDSLVDKGLIDMARKYDEEMLAKGLSPKPRKELGTKLLGGESVDLLDEYSQSTIQTHNVPLV